A genomic window from Streptomyces sp. 846.5 includes:
- a CDS encoding PIN domain-containing protein, with amino-acid sequence MSGTLVLDSEALSKLSRRHPDMTVWLDVARTLDLLVVTSAATLVEARDPKVPQAAFDHAVSLTKVRPVTEEIARAASKLLAAEGLHGHKYAIDAMLAATAHLEHGDVTVVTSDVEDLRRLCHARIAVEQV; translated from the coding sequence GTGAGCGGAACCCTCGTTCTCGACAGCGAGGCGCTCTCCAAGCTCTCCCGCCGACACCCGGACATGACCGTGTGGCTGGACGTCGCCCGCACGCTGGACCTCCTGGTCGTGACGAGCGCGGCAACACTGGTCGAGGCGCGCGATCCCAAGGTGCCGCAGGCGGCGTTCGACCACGCCGTCTCGCTGACCAAGGTGCGCCCGGTCACAGAAGAGATCGCACGCGCTGCGAGCAAGCTGCTCGCAGCCGAGGGACTTCACGGCCACAAGTACGCCATCGACGCGATGCTTGCCGCTACGGCTCACCTGGAGCACGGGGACGTGACGGTCGTGACCAGCGATGTCGAGGACCTGCGCCGGCTGTGCCACGCGCGCATCGCGGTCGAGCAAGTCTGA
- a CDS encoding IS5 family transposase, which translates to MTDAEWAVVRDAMPVPPWLEGRGGQPEGYCHRQMIDAVRYLVTGGITWRSMPADLPRWDRVYAFAKRWRVKGLLAELHDRLRGMVREEAGRDPEPTAAIIDSQSVKADAMVPAASRGYDGGKKINGRKRHVVVDCLGLLLAVMVTAASVTDRDAAMPLLAQVRSRFRRITLVWADGGYTGRLVSWARETLRLTLEIVKRSDDVSGFVVLPRRWVVERTLGWLMRSRRLVRDYESLPEAHEAMVLWSMTRLMTRRLAKRTG; encoded by the coding sequence ATGACAGACGCGGAGTGGGCGGTGGTGCGTGACGCGATGCCGGTGCCGCCCTGGCTGGAGGGCAGGGGCGGGCAGCCGGAGGGCTACTGCCACCGGCAGATGATCGACGCGGTGCGCTACCTGGTCACCGGCGGCATCACCTGGAGGTCGATGCCCGCAGACCTCCCCCGCTGGGACCGCGTCTACGCCTTCGCCAAGCGCTGGCGGGTGAAGGGCCTGCTGGCCGAACTGCACGACCGGCTGCGCGGCATGGTGCGCGAGGAGGCCGGACGCGACCCGGAGCCGACTGCCGCGATCATCGACTCGCAGTCGGTCAAGGCCGATGCCATGGTGCCGGCCGCCAGTCGCGGCTACGACGGGGGCAAGAAGATCAACGGTCGCAAGCGGCACGTCGTGGTGGACTGCCTGGGCCTGCTGCTGGCTGTCATGGTCACCGCCGCGAGCGTCACCGATCGCGATGCGGCGATGCCGCTGCTGGCACAGGTACGGTCCCGCTTCCGCAGGATCACCCTGGTCTGGGCCGACGGCGGCTACACCGGCCGCCTGGTCTCCTGGGCGAGAGAGACGCTGCGGCTGACACTGGAGATCGTCAAGCGCAGTGACGACGTATCAGGGTTCGTGGTGCTGCCAAGGCGGTGGGTGGTAGAGCGAACCCTGGGCTGGCTGATGCGCTCGCGTCGCCTGGTGCGCGACTACGAGTCCCTGCCCGAAGCCCACGAGGCCATGGTGCTGTGGTCGATGACCCGGCTCATGACCCGGCGACTGGCGAAGCGGACAGGGTGA